From Thermodesulfobacteriota bacterium:
AGTATCTCGGGGAGACGGTGACCGACGCCGTGGTCACCGTGCCCGCCTACTTCAACGACAGCCAGCGCCAGGCCACCAAGGACGCCGGCCGCATCGCCGGCCTCAACGTGCTGCGGATCATCAACGAGCCCACGGCCGCGGCCCTGGCCTATGGCCTGGACAAGAAGCGGGACGAGAAGATCGCGGTCTTCGATCTCGGCGGCGGCACCTTCGACATCTCGATTCTGGAGATCGGCGACGGCGTCTTCGAGGTCAAGTCCACCAATGGTGACACCTTCCTGGGCGGCGAGGACTTCGACCTTCGGATCGTCAACTGGCTGGCGGACGAATTCCGCCGCGACCAGGGCATCGATCTCCGGAACGACAACATGGCCCTGCAGCGCCTGAAGGAAGCGGCAGAGAAGGCGAAGATGGAGCTGTCCACCACCATGGAGACCGACATCAACCTGCCCTTCATCACCGCCGATGCCACCGGCCCCAAGCACCTCAACCTGAAGCTGAGCCGAGCCAAGCTGGAGAGCCTGGTGGACGATCTGGTGAACCGGACCGTGGAGCCTTGCCGCACCGCCTTGAAGGACGCCGGCCTTGCCGCCGCGGACATCGACGAGGTGGTGCTGGTGGGCGGCATGACCCGCATGCCCCGGGTGCAGGCCAAGGTCCGGGAGATCTTTGGCAAGGAGCCCCACAAGGGCGTCAACCCCGACGAGGTGGTGGCCATCGGCGCAGCCATCCAGGGCGGTGTCCTCAAGGGCGACGTCAAGGACGTGCTGCTCCTGGACGTCACCCCGCTGTCCCTGGGCATCGAGACCCTGGGCGGCGTCTTCACCAAGCTCATCGAGAAGAACACCACGATCCCGACCCGCAAGACCCAGATCTTCTCCACCGCGGCCGACAACCAGCCGGCGGTCTCCATCCATGTCCTGCAGGGCGAGCGGGAGATGGCCGCCTACAACAAGACCATCGGCCGCTTCGAGCTGGCGGACATCCCGCCGGCCCCCCGGGGGGTGCCCCAGATCGAGGTCACCTTCGACCTCGACGCCAATGGCATCCTCAAGGTGTCCGCCAAGGACCTGGGCACGGGCCGGGAGCAGTCCATCCGCATCACCGCCTCCAGCGGCCTGACCGAGGCGGAGATCAAGCGCATGCAGCGGGATGCCGAGACCCACGCCGAGGAGGACAAGAAGAAGAAGGAGCTGGCCGAGGCCAAGAACCAGGCCGACTCCCTCATCTACGCCACCGAGAAGAGCCTGCGGGACCTGGGCGACAAGGTGGATGCCGACACCAAGGGCAATGTGGAGCGGGAGCTGGCCAGCCTCAAGGAGACCATCAAGGGCGAGGATGTGGCCGCCATCCGCTCCGGCACCGAGAGCCTGACCAGGGCCTCCCACAAGCTGGCCGAGATCATGTACAGCCAGGCCACCCGCGGCCAGGGCGGCCCGGGCGACACCGGCGGCGGCGCCGGAGCCGGCACCGGCAAGAAGGACGAGGATGTGGTGGACGCCGACTTCGAGGAGGTCAAGTAGCGGCCTGGACTGCTGGCGCCGGAGATCCCCCAGGGGGAGTGGGCCGCACCGGGCCTGCTCCCCCTGTTCTTGTTGGGGGGGCCGCGCCCGCCAGCGCTTCGCCTGCGGTTCATGGACAGGCCCCGGATTACCTGCTACCATGGGAGTAGCCTTTGCCCGGCCCGCGCTGCGCTCCGGCGCCACTCTTCCGGCTTTGAGGGCCCGCAATGACTCCCATGGCAACCCGCGACGTCTCCCTGCGGGCCAAGATCCTCGTCAGCCTCTTTCTGGTCTTCTCCCTGTCCATCAGCAGCGTCCTGTTCGGCATGTGGATCTACCAGCGGGAGCGGCTCCTCGCCATGACCAAGGACAAGGCCACCCAGGCCGGCCTGACCATCCGGGCTTCCCTGGGCGTGGCCATGCTCCAGAACCAGCGCCCGCTCATCCAGCGCTCCCTGGATGAAGTGGCGCGGGTCGCCGATTTCGAGGCGATCAGCATTCTCAATCCCAGCGGCCAGGTCGTGCTGTCCAGCCGGCGCTCTCTGGTGGGACAGGTCTTTGCCAAGGATCGCGACCCGGCCTGCACCGTCTGCCACCAGGACATGGATATGCCCCCCAGGGCCGGCCAGTTCGCGGCCGAGCTCCGCTCCCACCGGGGTCGCTATGTCCGGGCGGTGATCAAGATCGACAACGAGCCGGACTGCCGGCTCTGCCATGGCACCGGCCAGCCGGTCCTGGGCCTGCTCATGGTGGACAGCTCCCTGGAGGACATCTACGCGGTCCTGCGCACCGTCTCCCAGCGGATTCTGCTCACCGCCCTCCTGACCTTCGCGGCTATCGTCGTCCTCATCTCCCGGATCGTCGACCGCTTCGTGCTCCGGCCGGTGCGGGCCTTTCTCGAGGGGATCAAGCAGTTGGAGAAGGGCCGCTTCGATGGCTGGGTGGACATCCGGGGGGAAGGA
This genomic window contains:
- the dnaK gene encoding molecular chaperone DnaK — translated: MGKIIGIDLGTTNSCVAIMEGGDPKVIANVEGNRTTPSVVGFSESGERLVGQVAKRQAVTNPHRTLYAIKRLIGRRYTDAEVQKTKKVSPFAIVEGPGGDTAMEVDGKRYSPPEISAMVLTKMKQTAEEYLGETVTDAVVTVPAYFNDSQRQATKDAGRIAGLNVLRIINEPTAAALAYGLDKKRDEKIAVFDLGGGTFDISILEIGDGVFEVKSTNGDTFLGGEDFDLRIVNWLADEFRRDQGIDLRNDNMALQRLKEAAEKAKMELSTTMETDINLPFITADATGPKHLNLKLSRAKLESLVDDLVNRTVEPCRTALKDAGLAAADIDEVVLVGGMTRMPRVQAKVREIFGKEPHKGVNPDEVVAIGAAIQGGVLKGDVKDVLLLDVTPLSLGIETLGGVFTKLIEKNTTIPTRKTQIFSTAADNQPAVSIHVLQGEREMAAYNKTIGRFELADIPPAPRGVPQIEVTFDLDANGILKVSAKDLGTGREQSIRITASSGLTEAEIKRMQRDAETHAEEDKKKKELAEAKNQADSLIYATEKSLRDLGDKVDADTKGNVERELASLKETIKGEDVAAIRSGTESLTRASHKLAEIMYSQATRGQGGPGDTGGGAGAGTGKKDEDVVDADFEEVK